The Saccharomyces paradoxus chromosome XV, complete sequence DNA window ACTCTCTCCCTCATTTAACTTGTTAACTGCTGAAAATTTGCCTCCTgaggaaaaatattttcctGAGCTTTGTAGAACTGTAAACAAAACAGaatcaatttcatttgCCTTATGCAGTAATAGTGCAATGTATACAAAATCTTCGAAAGTTAAAGAGTTCAAGTGTTTTGGATCAATTAATTTGATTATGAAAAAGTGCCCATCAATATCGTAACGTACACGATTGCTCATAGTTCACAAAATAACCTTACTTTAGGTTCACAcctgaaatatttttttatcataaAATAGTCCGGGATGATTGAGCAGGTCTCTTTATCAGGATCATTccacatatatattatatactTTCGGAGTTAGTGCTTACTACCGCCGCTTGTGGAGcccgtttttttttttggggGTTTCTGACATCCTGTATTAATCAAAACGAATCGCAAACTTGTTCAACAAACTGCAATGATCCTTTTCTAAGTTACCACTTGAAtaaattcaatgaaattgaatatcTTAGGACACAAATGATATCAAAGTTCActtcttgaaaaagaatctcaaaaaaagacaagTTTACGACATTTATTTATAGAGCATGTGTTTAGTTTCAAGTATCTTCGctaaattgaaaaaattttcaaaaagcaGTAATGAATTACTGTTCATTTTGCGATAGAAGTGGTACTTGAAATTATGTCTCTGTATTGAAACATCTATAACAAGCCTTGACTGATCCGATAATTGCTTTTCTTGGTTTTTGCATATAGTATGTATGATCATTGAATACGTGCGGGACGTCCGAAAAGGGGCCGGTCAATTCgtatgaaaaaaatcatgaATATGTAATAAATACTAAATGAAGTACATATATAGCAGCAACCAACGTGCTGTAACGATTGCCATCTCCACTACAAATTGCAGTTTGTTACTTTAAGTGTTGATAGGCCCGATTTATTATGGGGCTCTTAAATTCTTcagataaagaaattatcaAAAGGGCTCTACCAAAAACCTCGaataaaattattgatGTCACGGTGGCTAGACTTTACATTGCATACCCTAACAAAGACGAGTGGCAGTACACCGGACTCTCAGGAGCTCTCGCTCTAGTAGATGATCTTGTGGGTAATacattctttttgaaattggtTGACATCAGTGGCCATAGAGGAGTTATTTGGGATCAAGAATTGTATGTAAATTTCGAATACTATCAAGACCgtactttttttcatacGTTTGAAATGGAAGAATGCTTTGCAGGTTTACTATTTGTTGATATCAACGAGGCATCACACTTTTTAAAGAGGGTGCAAAAACGTGAAAGATACGCCAATAGGAAGACTTTGCTGAATAAAAACGCAGTAGCATTAACCAAGAAAgtaagagaagaagaaaaatctcAGATAGTTCACGGCCCAAGAGGAGAGTCGTTAATCGACAaccaaaggaaaagataTAACTACGAAGATGCGGAGGCAATACCAACTACAAAGCATAAAGCCCCTCCTCCCCCTCCGCCAACGACTGAAACATTTGATTCAGATCAAACAAGTTCGTTTTCCGATATCACTTCCGCAACAGCATCCGCACCGACTACCCCAGCCCCTGCTCTTCCTCCCGCATCTCCTGaagtaaagaaagaagaaccGCATCCCAAACATAGCTTACCGCCTTTACCAAATCAGTTTGCGCCTTTACCAGACCCTCCACAACACAATGCACCTGCTCAACATAACGCGGCTTCGCAATCTCAAACCAATCCATTTCCTTTCCCAATTCCTGAAGCTTCCTCGACGCAATCTGCAGCAAACCCATTTCCATTTCCGGTGCCTCAACAACAATTTAATCAGGCACCTCTGATGGGGATTTCACAGCAGAATAGGCCCCTTCCACAGTTGCCCAATAGAAATAATCGCCCTGTGCCACCTCCTCCACCAATGCGTGCCACTACTGAAGGTTCCGGCGCTCGCCTACCTGCACCTCCACCTCCGCCAAGGCGTGGACCAGCACCACCTCCTCCACCACATAGGCATGTAACTAGTAATACTCTCAATTATGCGAATGGAAATAACCTCCTTCCACAGGCTACTGGAAGAAGAGGGCCGgcaccaccaccaccgCCAAGAGCATCTCGCCCCGCACCTAACGTAATGATGCAACAAAATCCACAACAGTACAAATCTAACCAACCTTTTGGATACCAAACAAATAGCAACATGTCATCTCCACCACCCCCTCCAATGACAACTTTCAATACGCTAACACCGCAAATGACCGCAACAACTGGAGAATCTGCAGCTCCCCTACCTCAGATTGCTCAGACACCTACACAAACTACAGGGGTACCAATGGCGCCGCCACCTCCTCCGGCATTTTTAGGCCAGTCGCAGACATCTCAATCAGCAACCCCAGCACCTGTTCTGCCAGTGTTACAATCGGCGACAAATGCTGCACCACCTCCACCACCAGCATTCTTAACACAACAACCTCAATCTGGAGGacctcctcctcctccaCCAGCATTCTTAACACAACAACCTCAATCTGGAGGacctcctcctcctccaCCACCTCAAATGCCAGCTGTATCAACATCCGGAGGCGGTTCATTTGCTGAAACTACTGGAGATGCAGGTCGTGACGCATTGTTAGCTTCAATTAGAGGAGCAGGTGGTATAGGCGCCTTAAAAAAAGTGGACAAATCCCAGCTAGATAAACCTTCAGTCTTACTGCAAGAAGCACGTGGAGATTCCGTTTCACCACCAGCAGCAGCAGGAAATGGTGGCACAGCTGCTGGGCCTCCGGCTTCTTTGGCAGATGCGTTGGCAGCAGCTctgaacaaaagaaaaactaaagTGGGAGCACATGACGACATGGACAATGGAGATGATTGGTAATGGAAAACAAGCAAAGATGAAACTACTGTTATAGAAAATATGTAATTTTATGTACTTACTATTAATAATCAAAGTAACTGCTCTTCTCGTGTTTGCTTTCTTTAATCAGAAGAGAATTTAGGCGCAGACTCAAATGCCGCCGACGTTTGTATGATTAAAACAATAGTCGGGCTGAAATATCACGTTTCCCTAGGGCTGTTTCACATGTTCGAGGAAATGGGGTACAATATGTCCCGACTTCCTTCAGTACAGATTAAAAACCTAAAATAAAAggtaaatattttttaattataatatttttgtttaagTACACATATAGAACAATAAAAGTATATAATTTTAGATATCATCTATTGGACGGATGGACCTGGATTCATTCTTCTCTTACCATTAACCAAGGTAACGTTAACGAATCTTCTGGTGTACAATAATCTCTTGTAAGCACGACCCTTTGGTTTCTTTGgtttttcagttttttcaaCCTTTGGAGTTTGAGACTTAACCTTACCAGCACGAGCTAGAGAACCGTGAACTTTAGCctgaaaagaatttgaaaacaagaattttcatttaatgTTAGTAAAGAgatattcaaatttaaaTCATGGAGTTAATGCAACGCAGACGCTTATTCTTCAGGAAGAACATATCTCCAACATGGTGTGGCCAAATTAACGACAATAATCGccctttcaaaatttgccCTTGTCCTCCTGTTCATGTGTATTTTTACTTGATGACATGTTGCCTCCTCATTTTTCAGCCATTTTCTATAAGCACTTGGAAGTAGTTTGATATCATTGTAAAACTATCATTTCCTATTTAAATTGGCTTTGATTGTAGTTTCTCTTCCCTGATACACTGTCTTCCTTTATGCAGGACAAATTTCCCGGAAAAAGCGTTGTGTGGAGCATTGTGACACAATATTAACGTACCATTTTGTATAATTTGTTTATCTAGAATCTTGAGAATGAATGCTTAATTCCAAAACTCCATCCTTAATATTGAAGATTGGAATGAGGTTACTTCACCATGGTGAAGATGGGACAAAACCAACTAGAGGAAAATTGCAGCATAGATTGGAGATGCCTATCACCGTTGTCCGCCCAACCAGTAGacgcaaaaaaaaatcggCATGAAAAGGAATGGGCTAAGAATATGTACGGATGTATGGCcgagaatgaaaaattaataataaaCTGCTGGTAACCCGGAAGACGGCATCAATTTATCTGGCTCCGACCCACGTTAACAGCAGCCACAATTTGGTCACGAGCTTGCTTCTCAAATTATGCTTACTATGTGCGCTGAAAAGTAGTGACTCTTTCCAAGCATCGCGAATTAATGACTACTTTTCCATATGcgttttatatataaaagtGCCTTCATAAATATAGACGAAAAAGTTAAGGGACTTTCAAAGATTACTTAATTGAATACCATATTGTCCAATTAGTTGATCAATTAGGGATTAATCATAAGCGATAAGGAACGATGTCTTTGGAAAGAGAGGAACCACAACACTTCGGAGCAGGGCCAGCTCAAATGCCCACACCAGTTTTACAACAAGCTGCTAAGGACTTAATAAACTTTAATGACATAGGTTTGGGTATCGGTGAAATTTCCCACCGTTCGAAGGATGCCACTAAGGTGATTGAAGACTCTAAAAAGCACTTAATTGAATTGCTAAATATTCCTGACACTCATGAAGTTTTCTACTTGCAAGGTGGTGGTACTACTGGTTTTTCATCTGTTGCTACTAACTTGGCAGCCGCATATGTGGGCAAGCACGGAAAGATTGCAGCAGCCGGTTATTTGGTCACCGGTAGTTGGTCTCAGAAATCTTTTGAGGAAGCAAAGAGATTGCATGTCCCAGCTGAGGTTGTCTTCAATGCTAAGGATTATAACGGTGGTAAATTTGGTATAATCCCAGATGAGTCTCTTTGGGAAGATAAAATCAAAGGTAAGAATTtctcatatatatacctgtgtgaaaatgaaactgTTCATGGTGTTGAATGGCCAGAGTTACCAAAATGCTTGGTAAACGACCCCAATATCGAAATCGTTGCCGACTTATCCAGTGACATTTTGTCTCGTGAGATTGACATTTCTCAATACGGTGTCATCATGGCTGGTgcccaaaaaaatattggttTAGCAGGCTTAACCCTATACATTATCAAGAAGTCCATTCTTAAGAACATTTCTGGCGCTTCTGATGAAACATTACATGAATTGGGAGTACCAATCACTCCTATTGCATTTGACTATCCAACAGTGGTGAAAAATAACTCAGCCTACAATACAATTCCAATCTTCACTTTACATGTTATGGATCTCGTTTTTCAACATATCTTGAAAAAGGGTGGTGTTAAAGCACAACAGgctgaaaatgaagaaaaggccAAGATACTATATGAGGCGTTGGATTCAAATCCAGACTTTTACACCGTCCCAGTGGATCCAAAATGTAGATCAAGAATGAACGTTGTTTTCACCCTCAAAAAGGATGGTCTTGATGACcaatttttaaaagagGCAGCTGCTCGTAAGTTAACGGGTTTAAAAGGTCATCGTTCAGTTGGTGGGTTCAGAGCCTCTATCTATAATGCACTCTCAGTAAAGGCTGTACAAAACTTAGTAGATTTTATTAAGGAATTTGCTGAGAAAAATGCTTAATCTCAGTGGGAAATGTCTGTCATTTGgtccaaagaaaaaactttatcaaGTTATTATGTAAGTTTTAAGTAAATCAGTTTACGAACATGCACAAGAACaacttctcttttgaaataaaaaggTTGGATTATACGATATGATATGAGACATTCTAATTACAATACGATACCGTGAGAAAGAAATAGCGATATCCTCGTACTCAAAGAAGTCTAGTTGTTTTAGCCCATTGatcagaaaataaaattcattttcatatttctGTCATCCAGCTCAAGATTGTAATATTGACAATTAGCAACCGAGCGAGGTACAGGGCAAAAAAGTTGAGATGAGATTGATGTATTTACTTTTCGGTTGCACGTCTACcaatgaaacaaaaaaaaacataacTGGGAATACTTTCCCTTtcttatattttatattagCACGGTTCTGACCATCTGGTATCTTATTGTGTATGCTTTAAAGTTTGTTATTGTAATTGAAAGacgttgttttttttttttaagaatTACAGttctttaaaaatttttggacgcccaaaaaaaaaaaagcgcCAGCAAGGAAAGAAATCtagtaaataaaaaaaaaaagttaggTTTACAAAATAGTGGGTGGGTATAAGACAAAAATGTTATTGAACAGATCATATCATGATCAAATGTCTTTTATTGGTCTTGAATTTCAActtagaaaaaaagaaatgtgcCGGTTAAACTTCTACATACAAgcgaaaataataaaatggCGAAACAAACAAGAACTAATTTCTTAAAGTGGACTTTCAGAACtatatattaaaaataaaagaaacttctaaaaaaaaaatttaattCATATGAGAAGAGactaaatttttttgtatatgctttttccttcatttttataaatcagcatcatcttcatcaggTAATGGTAAAGCAGTGGCTTGGTCCATTTCTTGCTGGTATTGGTGCATTAGTTGCTCATCAACTTGGACTTCCGGTGGAGCCAATGCAGGAGACGCAACAAACTCCAATTGTGGATTACCGGCAAGTTTTCTAGCTAGCCACAAGAAAggcttttcaaaattatagTTAGACTTGGCAGAAATGTCATAATACTGtaagttcttttttctatgGAAAGTGATGGTCTTAGCCTTGACCTTTCTCTCTTTGACATCGACCTTATTACCACATAGCACTATGGGAATATTTTCGCACACTCGGACTAGGTCTCGATGCCAATTAGGAACATTCTTGTAAGTGATTCTGGAGGTGACATCGAACATAATAATAGCACATTGGGCATTGATGTAATAACCATCCCTTAGCCcaccaaatttttcttggcCTGCGGTATCCCAGACGTCGAACTTAATCTCACCGAAATTAGTATAAAAAGACAGAGGATGGACTTCTACTCCGATGGTCGCgatgtattttttttcaaattcaccGGTCAAATGTCTCTTCACAAATGTGGTCTTACCAGTACCACCATCACCGACAAGAACTAACTTGAAAGTGGGGACCTCGGCATTGTTTTGAGCAGGTGCTGACATTACGAATTTATATAAGTAATCAAAAGTTTATTTGTTGTCGTGCTTGGTCAAATACTTACCTCTCTCTTTCAAAGCTCATTAAGAGTTTTTGATTGTTTATTCACCAGAAGAGATCAAGTATCATTTACActattttttgtatttaaGGGGTGACAGAAATCAGAATGCCACATGCGGCTTTTGATGATAGAAACACTATACAACAGAAAGCAAATAAATCGGGTAACGGGAATGGAATATATCCACTTGAAATAAGTGCTAACGCCACGTAGGGGTATAGCCCTCTCAAGGGTAACACAATCGGcccaaatgaaaaattgaagcgaagagaaaagaaagagcaTCTTATATCTTGTGACTTAGTGCAACTTCATGGTCTATGTATACGAAAAGCCAAGAGCTATATATCTTATTTTTGCGTTCCATCTCCCTACGGAAAGAGACTCCCTTAGACAATGTACTACTTATCTGTGACACCTTGCTTTTCTAATTGAGAGGACGAATTCTTGACGGTTACCTGGATAAAAGTGACAGTCCATAGAATAGAGCTCACTTGCCCTATGATTGCTTCCAACTGCCGAGAGATGGTAAGTTGCGCGCACCGTTGCCTGGCCTATTGTTACTACAATGCCATGGCAATAGCGGAACCGTGTGGAGGTAGCGTTGCCGCAAACGAAAGCGCGGAGCTTAACGGCAATGGCATTAAAAAACGGGATGGCGTCCTTGTCAGGTAGACGGAAAGAATATCCAGATGGAAGCGCTTTTGTGCAGCAGTAAAGGGTACCACTTCTACAACGAGAACAATGAAATTGCTTATCAACGGCAAAAGAAATACTTAAGTAATATGAGTAATactttatataaaaaggGCTGACAAATATCGCCGGCaaattattgttttcttgtcAAATGTTTCGCCAAGCTAAGCAATCTGTAATTAAGACCTCAAACTAAGGTTACAttacattttcttttttttcaaacattaCGTAACAGATCTTACATATGActttgtttttcaaagtcTTCGATATCTCCAAGATAAATAATTCTTCCACGGATGAAGATCCTAGAGACAAGATACTGTGCAATGAGCATCACCCTTTTGAGAAGGGTCACTTTAAGGCCACCATACGAGCTTTCAGTGACAGCATTAAGCTAGGACTGAAGGGCAGTTCGGGGCCCAAAGGCACAGTCTCTATATTCGAGAATGAAAATACGCCACACGATCTCACGGCGGAAGATTTCAAGTTGCAGCCGGTCTGTATGGCCTTTTCCTGGTTTGTTATTGGTCTCGTTATCGTTTGCTTACTACTTTGCATCACGCTTGTGCTAACATCACAATATCAAGgcgaaaatgaaaattacGCTACGGAAGCTATACCATCAAGTAATATCAACGACGAGGAAAAGCAATTATCGCTTCTCGACATGGCTTAGTACCACATGGCTTAGTGCCACATGGCGCAAGAGAGGagaagaagcaaaattcattatttatttaaaacaTTTAGTTTATATACGTCGCCTCAGGAGGCCTTTTTAATTCGATAAGTATATAAGATCTTTGGTATTCACAGCAGTCAGTTGGGCTTATTATCCTATCGACTTCATTACCCGCAGGATAATTTGCAGACTTCCCCTTGATTGGTCAGTTCCCCCCTAACCCGCGCCGGAGCTGatttttcgt harbors:
- the LAS17 gene encoding actin-binding protein LAS17 (Actin assembly factor~similar to YOR181W); the encoded protein is MGLLNSSDKEIIKRALPKTSNKIIDVTVARLYIAYPNKDEWQYTGLSGALALVDDLVGNTFFLKLVDISGHRGVIWDQELYVNFEYYQDRTFFHTFEMEECFAGLLFVDINEASHFLKRVQKRERYANRKTLLNKNAVALTKKVREEEKSQIVHGPRGESLIDNQRKRYNYEDAEAIPTTKHKAPPPPPPTTETFDSDQTSSFSDITSATASAPTTPAPALPPASPEVKKEEPHPKHSLPPLPNQFAPLPDPPQHNAPAQHNAASQSQTNPFPFPIPEASSTQSAANPFPFPVPQQQFNQAPLMGISQQNRPLPQLPNRNNRPVPPPPPMRATTEGSGARLPAPPPPPRRGPAPPPPPHRHVTSNTLNYANGNNLLPQATGRRGPAPPPPPRASRPAPNVMMQQNPQQYKSNQPFGYQTNSNMSSPPPPPMTTFNTLTPQMTATTGESAAPLPQIAQTPTQTTGVPMAPPPPPAFLGQSQTSQSATPAPVLPVLQSATNAAPPPPPAFLTQQPQSGGPPPPPPAFLTQQPQSGGPPPPPPPQMPAVSTSGGGSFAETTGDAGRDALLASIRGAGGIGALKKVDKSQLDKPSVLLQEARGDSVSPPAAAGNGGTAAGPPASLADALAAALNKRKTKVGAHDDMDNGDDW
- the RPS30B gene encoding 40S ribosomal eS30 domain-containing protein (Protein component of the small (40S) ribosomal subunit~similar to YOR182C) produces the protein MNRRTRANFERAIIVVNLATPCWRYAKVHGSLARAGKVKSQTPKVEKTEKPKKPKGRAYKRLLYTRRFVNVTLVNGKRRMNPGPSVQ
- the SER1 gene encoding O-phospho-L-serine:2-oxoglutarate transaminase (3-phosphoserine aminotransferase~similar to YOR184W), whose protein sequence is MSLEREEPQHFGAGPAQMPTPVLQQAAKDLINFNDIGLGIGEISHRSKDATKVIEDSKKHLIELLNIPDTHEVFYLQGGGTTGFSSVATNLAAAYVGKHGKIAAAGYLVTGSWSQKSFEEAKRLHVPAEVVFNAKDYNGGKFGIIPDESLWEDKIKGKNFSYIYLCENETVHGVEWPELPKCLVNDPNIEIVADLSSDILSREIDISQYGVIMAGAQKNIGLAGLTLYIIKKSILKNISGASDETLHELGVPITPIAFDYPTVVKNNSAYNTIPIFTLHVMDLVFQHILKKGGVKAQQAENEEKAKILYEALDSNPDFYTVPVDPKCRSRMNVVFTLKKDGLDDQFLKEAAARKLTGLKGHRSVGGFRASIYNALSVKAVQNLVDFIKEFAEKNA
- the GSP2 gene encoding Ran GTPase GSP2 (GTP binding protein (mammalian Ranp homolog)~similar to YOR185C); its protein translation is MSAPAQNNAEVPTFKLVLVGDGGTGKTTFVKRHLTGEFEKKYIATIGVEVHPLSFYTNFGEIKFDVWDTAGQEKFGGLRDGYYINAQCAIIMFDVTSRITYKNVPNWHRDLVRVCENIPIVLCGNKVDVKERKVKAKTITFHRKKNLQYYDISAKSNYNFEKPFLWLARKLAGNPQLEFVASPALAPPEVQVDEQLMHQYQQEMDQATALPLPDEDDADL
- a CDS encoding uncharacterized protein (similar to YOR186W) — protein: MTLFFKVFDISKINNSSTDEDPRDKILCNEHHPFEKGHFKATIRAFSDSIKLGLKGSSGPKGTVSIFENENTPHDLTAEDFKLQPVCMAFSWFVIGLVIVCLLLCITLVLTSQYQGENENYATEAIPSSNINDEEKQLSLLDMA